One Sebastes umbrosus isolate fSebUmb1 chromosome 6, fSebUmb1.pri, whole genome shotgun sequence DNA window includes the following coding sequences:
- the LOC119490441 gene encoding cytochrome P450 3A40-like, whose product MGFLPDFSIETWTLIVIFITLVAVYGYAPYGFFKKLGIPGPKPMPFIGTFLGYRRGVHNFDTECYQKYGNMWGCYDGRQPLLGIMDTAMIKTILVKECYSVFTNRRDLGLNGPLRDAVSVVEDEQWKRIRSVLSPSFTSGRLKEMYTIMLQHSSNLIKSLHKKVEADEVIEVKEVFGPYSMDVVTSSAFSVDIDSINHPSDPFVANIKKMVKFNFLNPLLVLVVLFPFLAPLFEKMDMSFFPAEVLTFFYNFLKTIKSDRHKNEHKSRVDFMQLMVDAQTSNDNKEDKSSYKGLTDNEILSQAMIFIFAGYETSSSTLGFVSYCLATNPHTQKTLQEEIDETFPEKGRPTYEALMQMEYLDMVLNESMRLYPIANRLERISKSSVDINGVTIPKGTVVMVPVYTLHRAPALWPEPEAFKPERFSKENKDNIDPYAFLPFGAGPRNCIGMRFAVLMMKLVIVEILQDFSFVTCKETDIPMELGNDGFTTPKNPIKLKLEPRATAADPPSS is encoded by the exons ATGGGCTTTCTCCCGGACTTTTCCATCGAGACCTGGACTTTAATAGTGATTTTCATCACTCTGGTCGCAGT ATATGGATACGCTCCTTATGGCTTTTTCAAGAAATTAGGCATCCCTGGACCCAAACCTATGCCCTTTATTGGGACATTTTTGGGGTACAGAAGG GGCGTCCACAATTTCGACACAGAATGCTATCAGAAATATGGAAATATGTgggg GTGTTACGATGGCAGGCAGCCTTTACTGGGCATAATGGACACAGCTATGATCAAAACCATCTTGGTTAAGGAGTGTTATTCTGTCTTCACCAACAGACGg gatcTGGGCCTAAACGGACCATTACGTGACGCTGTATCAGTAGTAGAAGATGAGCAATGGAAGAGGATTCGCAGTGTACTCTCTCCGTCATTCACCAGCGGACGCCTGAAAGAg ATGTACACGATAATGTTGCAGCACTCAAGTAATCTGATCAAGAGCCTTCACAAGAAAGTAGAGGCAGATGAAGTCATAGAAGTTAAAGA AGTGTTTGGACCTTACAGTATGGATGTCGTGACCAGCAGTGCCTTCAGCGTGGACATTGATTCCATCAACCATCCCTCTGATCCTTTCGTAGCAAACATTAAGAAAATGGTCAAGTTCAACTTCCTGAATCCCCTGCTTGTGCTTGTGG TTCTGTTTCCATTCTTGGCGCCACTTTTTGAGAAGATGGATATGTCATTCTTCCCTGCTGAAGTGTTGACTTTCTTCTACAACTTTCTAAAGACGATCAAATCAGACCGGCATAAGAATGAGCACAAG AGCCGAGTGGACTTCATGCAGTTGATGGTGGACGCTCAGACgtcaaatgacaacaaagaggaTAAGAGCTCCTACAAAG GACTGACTGATAATGAGATCCTGTCTCAGGCCATGATATTCATCTTTGCTGGCTATGAAACCAGTAGCAGCACACTGGGATTTGTATCCTACTGCCTGGCAACCAACCCTCACACCCAAAAGACCCTGCAAGAGGAGATTGATGAAACTTTCCCAGAAAAg GGTCGGCCAACCTATGAAGCCCTGATGCAGATGGAATACCTGGACATGGTGCTGAATGAGTCCATGAGGCTTTACCCGATTGCTAACCGATTAGAGAGAATATCAAAGTCTTCAGTGGACATTAACGGTGTGACCATCCCTAAAGGAACTGTCGTCATGGTGCCAGTTTACACTCTCCATCGCGCCCCTGCTTTGTGGCCTGAGCCTGAGGCCTTCAAACCTGAAAG gttCAGCAAAGAGAACAAAGACAACATCGATCCCTACGCCTTCCTACCGTTTGGAGCAGGGCCAAGGAACTGTATTGGCATGCGGTTTGCTGTCTTGATGATGAAGCTGGTCATTGTGGAGATCCTTCAGGACTTCAGTTTTGTCACTTGCAAGGAGACAGAC ATTCCAATGGAGCTGGGAAATGATGGATTTACCACACCCAAGAATCCCATCAAACTGAAGCTGGAGCCCAGAGCAACCGCTGCCGATCCTCCCTCAAGCTAA
- the LOC119490238 gene encoding CTTNBP2 N-terminal-like protein — MKDEKMNVDALSRAELLTLLSVLEGELEAQDVVIHALRAQHRDAFVQERYGQYDLSDPFLALQRDSESSDRQNTLADPDAHLQGRAVGPNPLAVLKLVMAHCKRMQERMMGQLAAAESRHRRMIADMEEEKRRRAQESAQKDDFTLRLQTERDKLLQQLEAERTTVRRLEKEQSQAVSQVEESLSQQQQLSSSLTLELQRASSQAQEEAQKVSQLRTLLQEETGALEKLRGVLEDEKSRVAQLEARSERQLAEFDTEREQMKARIGKEEERSSELERQLEELRKRLVGTGGGKEEGAKEAVTEVKESLVSTSVQTEPDGKITPKSSSLSKVNGHHAHKETESAQEGRGPDNGGVVENGGGALLHSPLHPHPHPHPHSPSSTASSSLSSSPISSPVLAKRLGSPGFHQSSYQAGVNQRFHAARHKFQSQAELEQQQHGGPLSPRDLSPTTSSSIPPPLEHSSAKQLARNTVTQVLSRFTSQQAGVKLTPISSSPFGTDYRNLAATPPGARSPSSGPLSPGIRSPLTPRSEKTHPPPIPPKKPGMSPTPGSPSHSARTSLFPELTGNCGHSSGGQEGTKEPDLLLSSSS, encoded by the exons ATGAAG gATGAGAAGATGAATGTGGATGCTCtaagcagagcagagctgctgacTCTCCTCAGCGTCCTGGAGGGAGAGTTGGAGGCCCAGGATGTGGTCATACATGCCCTCAGG GCTCAGCACAGAGACGCTTTCGTCCAGGAGCGTTACGGCCAGTATGACCTCAGCGATCCGTTCCTGGCCCTGCAGCGGGACAGCGAGTCCTCGGATCGCCAGAACACGCTTGCAGACCCTGACGCGCACCTGCAGGGCCGGGCGGTGGGCCCCAACCCTCTGGCTGTGCTTAAACTGGTCATGGCTCACTGCAAGAGGATGCAGGAGAGGATGATGGGACAGCTGGCTGCTGCGGAGAGCAGACACAGGAGG ATGATAGCTGATATGGAGGAGGAGAAACGACGGCGTGCCCAGGAGTCTGCGCAGAAAGATGATTTCACCCTCAGGctgcagacagaaagagacaaactgCTGCAACAG CTGGAAGCGGAGCGTACAACAGTGCGGAGGCTAGAGAAGGAACAGTCCCAGGCAGTGAGCCAGGTGGAGGAGTCGctgtcccagcagcagcagctctcctcaTCCCTGACTCTGGAGCTCCAGAGAGCCAGCAGCCAGGCACAGGAGGAGGCTCAGAAGGTCTCCCAGCTTCGCACCTTGCTCCAAGAGGAGACCGGCGCCCTGGAGAAGCTCCGGGGGGTTCTGGAAGACGAGAAGAGCAGGGTGGCCCAGCTGGAGGCCAGGTCCGAGAGGCAGCTGGCTGAGTTCGACACAGAGCGAGAGCAGATGAAAGCCAGGATCggtaaagaggaggagaggagtagCGAGCTCGAGaggcagctggaggagctgaggaAGAGGCTGGTTGGAACCGGAGGGGGTAAAGAAGAAGGAGCAAAGGAGGCTGTGACAGAGGTGAAAGAATCACTAGTGTCCACCTCTGTTCAGACTGAGCCGGATGGAAAGATAACTCCTAAATCCTCCTCGCTGTCAAAGGTCAACGGCCATCACGCTCATAAAGAGACAGAATCAGCACAGGAGGGGAGAGGACCAGACAATGGTGGGGTGGTAGAGAACGGGGGAGGAGCACTTTTGCATTCCCCTCTTCACCCTCATcctcaccctcaccctcacTCTCCCTCCAGCACggcctcctcttccctctcctcctcccccattTCCTCCCCCGTTCTCGCCAAGCGTCTGGGCAGCCCGGGCTTCCATCAGTCCTCCTACCAAGCTGGCGTCAACCAGCGATTCCATGCCGCCAGGCACAAGTTCCAGAGCCAGGCAgagctggagcagcagcagcacggtgGGCCCCTCTCCCCCAGGGACCTCtcccccaccacctcctcctccatccctcccccaCTAGAGCACAGCTCAGCTAAGCAGCTGGCCCGCAACACCGTCACTCAGGTGCTGTCCCGTTTCACCAGCCAGCAGGCCGGCGTCAAGCTGACGCCGATCAGCAGCTCTCCGTTTGGTACGGACTACCGCAATCTGGCAGCGACTCCTCCCGGGGCGAGGTCACCTTCTTCGGGGCCTCTGTCTCCTGGCATCCGCTCCCCCCTCACTCCTCGCTCGGAGAAGACACATCCTCCTCCGATCCCTCCCAAGAAGCCGGGCATGAGTCCAACTCCAGGCTCGCCGAGTCACTCTGCTCGGACAAGCCTCTTCCCGGAGCTGACGGGGAACTGTGGACACAGCAGCGGCGGGCAGGAAGGAACCAAGGAGCCAGACCTGCTTTTATCTTCCAGCAGCTAA